One stretch of Gopherus flavomarginatus isolate rGopFla2 chromosome 2, rGopFla2.mat.asm, whole genome shotgun sequence DNA includes these proteins:
- the HAS2 gene encoding hyaluronan synthase 2, translating into MHCERFICILRILGTTLFGVSLLLGITAAYIVGYQFIQTDNYYFSFGLYGAILASHLIIQSLFAFLEHRKMKRSLETPIKLNKTVALCIAAYQEDPDYLRKCLLSVKRLTYPGIKVIMVIDGNSEDDIYMMDIFSEIMGRDKSVTYIWRNNFHEKGPGETEESHKESMQHVTQLVLSNKSICIMQKWGGKREVMYTAFKALGRSVDYVQVCDSDTMLDPASSVEMVKVLEEDPMVGGVGGDVQILNKYDSWISFLSSVRYWMAFNIERACQSYFGCVQCISGPLGMYRNSLLHEFVEDWYNQEFMGSQCSFGDDRHLTNRVLSLGYATKYTARSKCLTETPIEYLRWLNQQTRWSKSYFREWLYNAMWFHKHHLWMTYEAVITGFFPFFLIATVIQLFYRGKIWNILLFLLTVQLVGLVKSSFASCLRGNIVMVFMSLYSVLYMSSLLPAKMFAIATINKAGWGTSGRKTIVVNFIGLIPVSVWFTILLGGVIFTICKESKKSFSDSEQTVLIIGTVLYACYWVMLLTLYLVLITKCGRRKKGQQYDMVLDV; encoded by the exons ATGCATTGTGAGAGATTTATATGTATCCTGAGAATACTTGGAACCACACTCTTTGGGGTCTCCCTCCTGCTCGGAATCACAGCTGCTTACATTGTTGGCTACCAGTTTATCCAAACAGACAATTACTATTTCTCTTTTGGACTCTATGGTGCTATTTTGGCATCACATCTCATCATCCAAAGCCTATTTGCCTTTTTAGAACACAGGAAAATGAAAAGATCACTTGAGACTCCAATAAAATTGAACAAAACAGTTGCCCTTTGTATTGCTGCCTATCAAGAGGATCCTGACTACTTAAGAAAATGTTTACTTTCAGTGAAAAGATTGACCTACCCTGGAATTAAAGTTATCATGGTCATTGATGGGAACTCAGAAGATGACATTTACATGATGGACATTTTTAGTGAAATCATGGGCAGGGACAAATCTGTCACCTATATTTGGAGGAATAACTTTCACGAGAAGGGTCCAGGTGAGACAGAGGAGTCACATAAAGAGAGTATGCAACACGTAACTCAACTAGTCCTATCCAACAAAAGTATTTGCATCATGCAGAAATGGGGTGGAAAAAGAGAAGTAATGTACACAGCATTCAAAGCGCTGGGGAGAAGTGTGGATTATGTACAG GTTTGTGATTCAGATACAATGCTTGATCCAGCCTCATCGGTGGAGATGGTAAAGGTTTTAGAGGAAGATCCAATGGTTGGCGGAGTTGGGGGTGATGTGCAG ATTTTGAACAAGTACGATTCCTGGATCTCCTTTCTCAGCAGCGTGAGATACTGGATGGCATTTAACATAGAACGAGCCTGTCAGTCCTATTTTGGCTGTGTACAGTGCATCAGCGGACCCTTGGGAATGTACCGGAACTCCTTACTGCATGAATTTGTGGAAGATTGGTACAATCAAGAATTTATGGGCTCCCAGTGTAGTTTTGGAGATGACAGACATCTAACGAACCGAGTGCTGAGTCTGGGTTATGCCACAAAGTACACAGCTAGATCAAAGTGCCTTACTGAAACACCTATAGAATATCTAAGGTGGTTGAACCAGCAGACTCGTTGGAGTAAATCATACTTTAGAGAGTGGCTATATAATGCAATGTGGTTCCACAAGCATCATTTGTGGATGACTTACGAAGCTGTAATCACTGgattctttcctttcttccttattGCCACAGTCATTCAGCTTTTCTACCGGGGGAAAATCTGGAACATCCTCCTTTTCTTGTTGACAGTTCAGTTAGTGGGCCTTGTAAAGTCTTCCTTTGCCAGCTGCCTTAGGGGGAACATTGTCATGGTGTTCATGTCACTCTACTCAGTGTTGTACATGTCAAGTTTACTTCCAGCGAAGATGTTCGCAATAGCCACAATAAACAAAGCAGGGTGGGGCACATCAGGAAGAAAAACCATTGTCGTCAATTTCATAGGACTTATTCCAGTGTCTGTTTGGTTTACAATCCTTCTAGGCGGTGTGATTTTCACTATATGCAAGGAATCAAAAAAGTCATTTTCCGATTCAGAACAGACAGTTCTCATCATTGGTACAGTACTCTATGCATGCTACTGGGTTATGCTTTTGACTTTGTATTTGGTTCTTATCACCAAATGTGGCAGGCGGAAGAAAGGGCAACAGTACGATATGGTGCTTGATGTATGA